A window of Spiroplasma syrphidicola EA-1 contains these coding sequences:
- the parC gene encoding DNA topoisomerase IV subunit A: MSDNVKPENLIYTLNDIMEDRFGRYAKYIIQDRALPDVRDGLKPVQRRILFAMNELNLTFNSSYKKSARIVGEVIGKYHPHGDTSVYDAMVRLSQDWKVRYPLIDMHGNNGSIDGDPAAAMRYTETRLSEVASYLLQDLEKDTVAFIPNFDDSEQEPVVLPALFPNLLINGATGIAAGYATNIPPHNLPEIIDATIFYLSKPTCRLSELLKFIKGPDFPTGGIVQGKQGIIDAYQTGKGKIIIRSKITNENNNLVITEIPYEVVKQDLVKKIDDIKYNEPGLNIKEVRDETDRTGLRIVIELSKQANYETVRKYLLKNTNLQVSYNFNIVGIANKQPKLLGLKEILGYYVAHQQEIVTNRSKFELAKATKRSEIVDGLIKTVSILDEVIAVIRHSKDRQDAIKNLVVKFSFTQLQAEAIVQLRLYRLTSTDILQLQAEQKELKNLITELEAILSDINKLNSVIVEQLTLIKNKFNAPRRTFIEEEIETIEIEKTETIIEKDLNIWVSYDGYIKALENNQLARLANEDFKRKPNDLWIADLQANTLDKLLLITSKGNYVIIPVYKIKVSKIKDIGEHVNTISELPGEEKIIGCYLLNDFNKPDNYIMLATKNGMIKKTAVPDFMATRISKAIRAINLKGDDEVVNSQLVTKQPYIIIATANGFAVKYKASEIPTLGLRTAGVKAINLKDDIVVNAGYCKDDSILLLTDHGTAKRIATTELALSARPIKGARLFKQNKKSPELVKLLFIAKNKDVLNVLNANDEINVFKVDKLPVTGLALPAGEFELKNIVNAVIPTFYDLKQIPSVASPTVNPSEPKHPSQAGVKKAVAANQKQSKASVTPAKSSVSTPSKVASEKGAIKDQTSISKNDDEVDLNPQNKIMINFNEPVKEDDTTISNSLSSTQIVEEVKQEGKNEDSVPSVPDVANKVKPQTVTTTVEKLLAKKEEQKQQVKSAESISPVSEVVKAPEIKEPVKAVSPTEFKLKSFGKVTTTVEKLLAKKEEQKQQIKSAESISPVSEVVKEPEIKEPTKTVSPTEFKLKSFGKVTTTVEKLVTKKTITSEIPEPEKLIKVDFTNKKPTNKKVDKTQFKNDLAIDETKELQITFDDLLKEKK, encoded by the coding sequence GTGAGTGATAATGTTAAACCAGAAAATTTAATTTATACTTTAAATGATATTATGGAAGACCGTTTTGGTCGTTATGCCAAATACATTATTCAAGATCGTGCTTTACCTGATGTGCGTGATGGATTAAAACCGGTTCAACGACGAATCCTTTTTGCGATGAATGAATTAAATTTAACTTTTAATTCGAGCTATAAAAAATCAGCACGGATTGTTGGGGAAGTAATTGGGAAGTATCACCCCCATGGTGATACTTCTGTTTATGATGCGATGGTTCGTTTATCACAAGACTGAAAAGTTCGTTATCCATTAATTGATATGCATGGAAATAATGGTTCAATTGATGGGGACCCAGCAGCGGCGATGCGTTATACCGAAACAAGATTAAGTGAAGTTGCTAGTTATTTATTACAAGATCTAGAAAAAGATACTGTGGCTTTTATTCCAAACTTTGATGATTCTGAACAAGAACCAGTTGTTTTACCAGCGTTATTCCCAAACCTATTAATTAATGGGGCCACAGGAATTGCAGCTGGATATGCAACAAATATCCCACCCCATAATTTACCAGAAATTATTGATGCAACAATTTTTTATTTATCAAAACCAACTTGTCGTTTGTCAGAGTTACTAAAATTTATTAAAGGCCCTGATTTTCCAACGGGAGGAATTGTCCAAGGCAAACAAGGAATTATTGATGCTTACCAAACAGGAAAAGGAAAAATTATTATTCGTAGTAAAATTACTAATGAAAACAATAATTTAGTTATTACTGAAATTCCTTATGAAGTTGTTAAACAAGATTTAGTTAAGAAAATTGATGATATTAAATATAATGAACCAGGCTTGAATATTAAAGAAGTTCGAGATGAAACTGATCGAACAGGATTACGAATTGTTATTGAATTAAGTAAACAAGCAAATTATGAAACAGTCCGTAAATACTTATTGAAAAATACTAACTTGCAAGTTTCATATAACTTTAATATTGTTGGAATTGCTAATAAACAACCAAAATTACTAGGACTAAAAGAAATCCTTGGTTATTATGTTGCTCACCAACAAGAGATTGTCACAAACCGTTCAAAATTTGAACTTGCTAAAGCAACTAAACGTTCAGAAATTGTTGATGGTTTAATTAAAACAGTTAGCATTTTAGATGAAGTAATTGCTGTGATTCGTCATTCTAAAGATCGCCAAGATGCCATTAAAAATTTAGTGGTAAAATTTTCATTTACCCAATTACAAGCGGAAGCAATTGTGCAGTTACGTTTATATCGTTTAACATCAACTGACATTTTACAATTACAAGCTGAACAAAAAGAATTGAAAAATTTAATTACAGAATTAGAAGCAATTTTAAGTGACATTAATAAATTAAATAGTGTTATTGTTGAACAATTAACATTAATTAAAAATAAGTTTAATGCTCCTCGTCGTACTTTTATTGAAGAAGAAATTGAAACAATTGAAATTGAAAAAACTGAAACAATTATTGAAAAAGATTTAAATATTTGAGTATCATATGATGGTTATATTAAAGCATTAGAAAATAATCAACTAGCGCGTTTGGCAAATGAAGATTTTAAACGTAAGCCAAATGATCTTTGAATTGCTGATTTACAAGCTAATACCTTAGATAAATTATTATTAATAACTTCAAAAGGAAATTATGTTATTATTCCGGTTTACAAAATTAAGGTTTCAAAAATTAAAGATATTGGTGAACATGTTAATACAATTTCGGAATTACCAGGGGAAGAAAAAATTATTGGTTGTTACTTATTAAATGATTTTAATAAACCTGATAATTATATTATGTTAGCAACAAAAAATGGAATGATTAAAAAAACAGCTGTCCCTGATTTTATGGCAACGCGAATTAGTAAAGCGATTCGTGCGATTAACCTAAAAGGAGATGATGAAGTTGTTAATAGTCAATTAGTGACAAAACAACCATATATTATTATTGCCACAGCAAATGGTTTTGCTGTTAAATATAAAGCTAGTGAAATCCCAACTTTAGGATTACGAACAGCTGGGGTTAAGGCAATTAATTTAAAAGATGATATTGTCGTTAATGCTGGTTACTGTAAAGATGACTCAATTTTATTGTTGACCGATCATGGAACTGCCAAACGAATTGCCACAACTGAATTAGCATTATCAGCTCGGCCAATTAAAGGTGCTCGTCTGTTTAAACAAAATAAAAAATCACCAGAATTAGTTAAATTATTATTTATTGCAAAAAATAAAGATGTCTTAAATGTTTTAAATGCAAATGATGAAATTAATGTTTTTAAAGTTGATAAATTACCTGTAACTGGATTAGCATTACCAGCTGGTGAATTTGAGTTAAAAAACATTGTTAACGCCGTAATTCCAACATTTTATGATTTAAAACAAATTCCATCGGTGGCAAGTCCAACTGTAAATCCGAGTGAACCAAAACATCCTAGTCAAGCTGGGGTTAAAAAAGCCGTTGCTGCAAATCAAAAGCAAAGTAAAGCTTCAGTAACACCAGCAAAAAGTTCAGTCTCAACACCAAGTAAAGTAGCAAGTGAAAAAGGGGCGATTAAAGATCAAACATCGATTAGTAAAAATGATGATGAAGTTGACCTCAACCCGCAAAACAAGATAATGATAAATTTCAATGAGCCTGTTAAAGAAGATGATACAACAATTAGTAACTCTCTTTCATCAACACAAATAGTTGAAGAAGTGAAACAAGAAGGAAAAAATGAAGATTCTGTTCCTTCAGTTCCTGATGTGGCTAACAAAGTAAAGCCACAAACTGTAACAACGACAGTTGAGAAATTATTGGCTAAAAAGGAAGAACAAAAGCAGCAGGTAAAATCTGCGGAAAGTATTTCACCAGTTTCAGAAGTTGTTAAAGCACCAGAAATAAAGGAACCTGTTAAAGCGGTTAGTCCAACTGAATTTAAGTTAAAGTCATTTGGAAAAGTAACAACGACAGTTGAAAAATTATTAGCTAAAAAAGAAGAACAAAAACAGCAGATAAAATCTGCGGAAAGTATCTCACCAGTTTCGGAAGTTGTAAAAGAACCAGAAATAAAGGAACCTACCAAAACGGTTAGTCCAACTGAATTTAAGTTAAAGTCATTTGGAAAAGTAACAACGACAGTTGAAAAATTAGTTACTAAAAAAACAATAACATCAGAAA